The Phyllopteryx taeniolatus isolate TA_2022b chromosome 19, UOR_Ptae_1.2, whole genome shotgun sequence genome includes the window ATCAAAAATCGCTTAAAAAGggaataatgctcagttttaattGACAAGGTCTGTGAACTTGACATCATAGAATTTTAAAGCATTGTGGCTGCAGACAGTAAAActgcaaagtaaaagcaaatccCAAAACACAAACTGCAATATGAtgtagttacatatttacataatacattacattttagcatataataaatacaagtttCATAACTGGCAAAAAAACAGGTGCGACGATCGTGCATAGTATTCCTCACTAACTTTTTAAGCAATACTGATATGAATGAGGTGAATTTTGTGGCAGAGTGTTCCAGTTGTTTGGGGTAAAAATTTGAAAAGATCCGCCAAAAGAGCAAACTGGGAACAAAGAGGTTAATAAAGCTGGAAAGGAGAttgcgggtggtggtatgcatggtgagcagagccAAGATAGGGTGGGGTCTTGTCAATGATTTGTTAGGTACAGTTCAGTTGGAATTCTGTGCTTTTCCTACTTTGTACTTAAGCAGGCCGACGTGCTCCAATTTGTTTGGGCTCTTGAGTTAAAGCTCGGCTGGTCACACAACCTTTTGGCCCTTCTAAATCTGACTTGACCTGGGAAGACAGAGCGGCCATGCAGAAAGTAAAGCGCAAAGGGGGCACGATTaacatttgtttcttttaatttaTAAGATGTGAATATATAATTGGGGGAGcgttgcaaaacatttttttttttcgcacaCGTAAACAAGTTAAAATTTGGAGAGGATAGGATGGCTTGTTGTTAGCCACCATTGTGTCACATCACTGGGATTTTCTTTGCAGTTTACGTAAAAGTACATTTCGCACTGGGGGTATTTTACAGCATTCAAATACAGTTAAAAACAGGCAACATATGTATCGAGTTGTTGGTTACATGTCTAAGAATGTTACAATTGTTCAtgagaatttgttttttaattcatgcCATTTCCCAGGTACTTGCACCACACAGCAGTAAAAGGACAGGGAGAACCGGCAGGAACACATACGTATGCAGTTGTATTTTGCTCTTGCTAAAAGCCCCCTCCTCAtacatttctttacactgatctTAAATTGTTCATTGTTGCAGGTTTCCCAACATGCTCCCCATTACCTTTCATCCTGGCTTGCGTCTAACGGTGCTGTTGCTGCTTCAAGGTCagctgaaagttttttttttgtatgactgtttgcattccgtttcactccctCAAATACAAATACTAGTTTTAATGATAAGCTTTTGGAATGCTTTATGTCAACACTGAGTCGTTACCCATCACAAATCCCATTTTCCAACAGACACTTTGCAAATGTGcgcaagggccacatttgatttttaaaagggACAGATGGTCCATGTCATTCATAGATCAAGTAAAAATAGGAAAATAGTTAAAATGTGTCtctaaagtaatttattttaatatgattcattctcattttattcatgaaatAAAACGTTAAATTCTTCATTCAACAAATAGATATTTTTATGCACAATcagtcaacatatttaatgagataaaataaaaaaaataaaaaactgattcAATATGTTTTAGCTAACctatttaaggaaaaaaacaaaataaaatgaatgcacCAAATATAAATGGACTATTATGTAAAGGCTCGGTGGGCTCGATTGAAAAAGGGAGCAGGCTCAGTTTAGTGTCTGACATTCTAGCATTAGCAGGCATTCATATTAAAGTGGTCATTTTTGCCTTAAGGCACTTAactttttattatattgttgttttggagCAAGATGGCCCCTGTGGTCGTGAGAAAGCAGCTAGGCGCAGGACGACTTGCAATGATGTTGGAATAAGGCTAGATGAAATTGGGGTCAGGATTGGGGAGGTTTTGACAGATGAGTggaaattgttattattagggCCCCCAACCAGTaatttatatattgtatttctttAGTGACTTTGGCCCTTTAATTCCTTAAATATCAGGCATCAATGTATTTGGGGGGAGGCTTTTGTTTGAAAACAATGTTGTGGAACTGGACAGAGTGAAATAACACGTACAATTCTATTTAGAATGGTGTAAAAAATATAAACCATTCTTCAACAGGTTTGAATGAACATGTCcataattttaatttaagtCTATCCcgattgttctttttctttttagttttattcATGCAATCTGACTGACCTCTGTGCTCTCTCTTAGTTCAGCAGGGTAACTCTGTGCAGGAAATCCAAACCAGCCGTGACAACATCCTGAAGATCAATTCTGCAGGGGAGAGTGAgtcaaaacatgaattaaatgcATTGGCGTTAAACAATCGAGATTTGCAAAACTCTTATGTTTCATCTGTGCTTCGCAACCTGAGTACAACACCGGCGGTTGTGATTCTTTGGGGCTAGTGCAGACATGTTTCACTCCGGAACGGCTTTCCACAGAGCTGAAAATTGCCCTTTGTGTAATTGTATCGTTCTCCTGGAAGTGATGCAGTGCTCTGCAGCCATGGACATCCTCTTCCTCATGGATGGCTCCTACAGTGTGGGGAAGGGCAGCTTTGAGCGGTCCAAACATTTCGCAATAAAAGTCTGTCAAGCCCTCGACATCGGACCAGATAAGGTGTGatccccctcctccctccctaTTATACACCACCTTTGATTGGGCAGCATTCATTCTCAGTACACCGCTGCCCCATTCAGGTGCGTGTAGGATTCATCCAGTTTGGTTCTGTCCCTCGGTTGGAATTCGCTTTGGATTCATACACCACCAAGCAAGAGCTGAAGATACGGTTGAAGAAGATTTCCTTCAGGTGCGTGTTGGCCTCTGTCCATTTTGTTATCTTTCACACAGTTAAAAAGACTACCTTTATGAGACAATTTCAGATAATGGCAGCACGGTCAACCAGCGGTAAGCACATCTGACTCCCAGTTCTCAGGTTCAGATCTCAGCTCCGGCCTTCTGCCCATGCTCGTGTaggttttccaaaaacatgcatgtgaggtttGTTAAAGACTAAACTGCtttcccgtgaccctaatgaggttaAGACGTGGGGGAAAAGCAGTTCTCTCATAATATTGCAgcattttgtacaattttatgCTTCCAATTGTGTAGGTGGAcatgttttatattatttttgaccGTGCAAATGAAGTGTAATGGTGTGAGAAAATTGGTTTCTCACAAGGGTGTGCTTGTATTCCCACTGACATACATGTCCTTTTCAACAAGTATAATTGTGTGAAAATGCGTGTTACGAGCCATTGGGTGAGGAAAATCTCACCAAGCTGACAAGCCCACATACCGAGTTCAAAAGctcaaacaggaagtcagccaacAAGAATTAGCATGAGTGTATTTTGGCTGTCAATCATCGCACACTCCCTTGCATGACACATTTACAGAGGCGGCAGCACCCAGACGGGCCTAGCTTTGAAGTACGCGCTTTGGAAAGGTTTCGCGGATGGGCGCAACTCTTCAGCCGTGGCCCGCATTGCCATCCTCGTATCAGACGGGATGTCGCAGGGCAACGCTATACAGGTGGCGGCCCAGCTCAAAGAGGAAGGCGTCGTCTTGTTCGCTGTCGGCTTGCGCTATCCGAGGTATGCTTGCTGGCCAAAATGGTTTACGTGAGGAATGATTCATTAAAGCTTCCTTTATTTCGTCCAgatgggaggagcttcatgCTTTGGCTAGTGAGCCAGTAGAGAGCCACGTTTTCTTTGCTGAGCATTTTTACGACGCTGTCAACAGCTTATGCACGACACTCACCGCCAACTCATTTTGCAATGCCACTCCTGcaggtacagtgaaccccattGGTATTCCTGAATTCAAAATGCCTTCATATTTCCTCCTGTCCTCTTCCCAAAGGCTGCCAGGTCGAGGCGTTCCCCTGTGAGAGAAAGACACTGGAGACGGTGAAGGAGCTGCAGGGGAATTTCATGTGCTGGAAAGGCTCCAAGGGTTATTTCCCACACACATCTCTCTGTCCATACTACAGGCAAGTAAACATGGGCACACAGCACTGAAGAGCAGTTGTCACATTTTGATCTTTTCAATGAGTTTGTGTGTGGCAGGTACAAGAAGGCCTACAAGAGGCACGCGAGCATCTGCCAACGGACCATTTGTCCTGGTAgagtttttctttctgttttttgctcaccttctcttaatgtttttaatttgtcttcattttgtttatcTTTTCGCTACGTCTTCCTCCAGACCCATGCGACTCACAGCCATGTCTGAACGGAGGGACGTGTGTCTCGGCAGGTCCAGAGGACTACACTTGTGTCTGTCCGCCAGGCTATGGAGGAGACCCTCACTGCGGTCTGTACATTGAGATATGGTCAAAGTTTTGAAGCACATTCagaaaatcaattatttaatcTTTAGCTTGACACCTGAATCTTACTGATTACTTAATGAAGACATTAGCAGGAAAAATTCATGCTTTCAACTTTGTATGAATGCTTGCATCAATCCATTTCCTGGAACGCTTTTCCTCATCAAGGTTGTGTGTGagttggagcctctcccagctgactttgagcgagaggtgagttacaccctgaactgtttgccagccaatcacatggcacatatagacacagacatttTTCCAATTTATCAGTTGCAAAAGCAGAGATTTATCCAGATGGCAACTTTTGACCGcaggtacagtatatgcttCCAATCCTCAAGTATTTTGCTGAGGTCACGCCACATTAGAAAATAGACTGTCTCTAAATTCTCCTTTGGTATGAAATAATTTGACTCTATACAAGAGCcctatgattgactggcaaccagtccagtgtgtacactgcctctcctgtgctatagaaaatgaatggatgtaagggaacaaaatgtaaacaaatgaataaaaaaaacaccaacttACAAATTcactaaatactgtatatcagaaggttttgacatcttgggtttagttcccctttaacatATAGTACATACTGTTAGGGTCAAGTTTGATTTGTCAGCAATAAAAATAACCTATTACTTCTCCTCAAGTAACCCAACATacacaaaaaggaaaatattttaaaatgttctttcttCTGTACACAGGCGTGAGATCTGCAATGTAgcacaatacaaataaagtattaATTTATTCTATCAAGAGATAAAAAAGGGGTCGTAACCTTATGAAGCtttatgtttatgttgacaCGTTGTCTCTTATCAGCTCCAGCTTTATCGTTGGACTGTTCAATGGACCTGCTTTTCCTGTTGGAGGGCTCAGCCACGCTCACCTTGGAAGGCTTCCTGCGCTTTAAATCCTTTCTGAAGCGCTTCCTGCAGACCGTGATGGGCTCCAACACCCCCAGCAAAGTTGGCTTGGCCGTGTTTGGCGGGGAGGCTCAGATTGCGATTCAGGTGGGGAAGTTCAAAGGCGACCTCAAGGGTCTGCTTAAGGCCGTGGACGCCCTGACACCTGTTGGCGGCCGGACCGAAACGGGCAAAGCGCTGCGATACGTCACACGCAATGGCTTTGTGAGTGCGCCGGTGTTCGCCGACGTCAGTGACGACCTGCCCCGCGCGGTGGTGCTGCTCACCGGCACGCCCTCCGCGGACGCGGTAGTGGAGCCATCTAAGTACGCACGGGATCAGGAGATCTTCCTCATTGCGGTTGGACCGGACAGATTGAAAGGACAACTGGATAACATCACAGGAAACCCTCAAAGGACCCTCACCTACACATCTCCTGACTGGCTCGCTGCCAAAATCCCTGAACTCAAGGCCAAGATCTGCAGCGTGGATACACAAGGTGGCGCTCTGTTtattcatgtgtgtgtatgttaccAACTCAAAAAACTACTTTTAATGATTTCTATGAGATAATTGTGGTGAGTTAGGGCACGGCCAGCAAATGGAAATGTGCGTTACTGGCACCTACAGCATTGGAATTGTATTTTTAGAATACTTTTCTTTTGACAGTCATTTGAGTTCTTGACAGTGAAAACAAACATGGCCTCCTCTTCTTCAGTTGTTTGGCAGTTCTCAGCCATGCTTTGCTGCCACATACACGAGTGAACATTATCACCGACATAATTTTTTGATTCATTGGCTGTGTTTGAAATCACTCGAATGCATCTTGAAAAGACTGATGGTTGCTCTAAAAGCAATATATCCTTTGGGAAACTGGATGTTAGGTCTTActgttaattacgctgcattTCTTTTCCCAGTAGACCTCAGTTATCTCTTAAATATCTGCGATATAGCAGGGCCGTAAACGATGAAACGTCATATTGCAGGACGCTGTAATCATTTTTCTATATTTCCATCCCTAAGGTTGCCTGGGTCAAGCAGTGGACCTGGTGTTCGCCCTCGATGCCTCTGGTGGCGTCAGCCGCGACAACTTCGCCACCCTTCGCGACTTTGTGCGCAGCCTCACCGTCCAGTTCGACATCAACCGCGACCTGGCCCAGGTGGCACTGGTGACCTACGGTCGCAAAGCCACCACCGTCTTCAACCTGGATGCCCACGAGACGGACTCCGCCATCCTCAAGGCGGCGGCTCAGGCCAGCTATGTCGGCGGGGTGGCGTCGACGGGCGCCGCCTTgctccacattcacaccgacgtcCTCACCGTGGCCAAGGGAGCGCGTCCCGGCATCAACAAGGCGGTGGTGCTGGTGACTGACAGCTCAGGCGATGCTTTGGTTCCTGCTCGGAAGTTACGTGAGGACGGAGTGTTGCTGTTTGTCATCGGCATCGGAGACGTGCAGAGGGAAAGCCTGCTGCGGATTGCCGGCTCGGAGGAGCATATGATCTTGGTGCCGTTTTACGAGGACCTCAAGTACTTTGAGGATGTGGTGGTGCAGACGCTGTGTTCAGGTGAGAAGACTTGAGTGGAAAATGCAGGCTCTATAAAGTCTCTGTAAAATTGAacacatttattacaaaagCAAGTGAATATACATCTGtgaaaattaatacaaaattagTATGTATTGAGGTTGTTTGGAAAAAATAGAAGCTAGAGGACTTACCTTCGGTCTACCCATGGTCAGAGCAAttgtcatttcagctgagtacatgtacatcgcttttttttttttcctcctctagATGGCTCAAACAGTTTTAGTAACAGTTTTGCCTTTAGGTTAGGAGACAACTTCAAAGCAAAATTactacaatttgaaatgtctgcTAAAACTAAATTTAACAATTACTTTAACTTCATCAAGAGGAATGGACAAGAGAAACCATTTTAAGGGGTGATATTTAAGAGCCTTAAATATTTAGGAATCACTTTTACTACAGCTACAGTCACATTTTGTCTTTGGACAAACAAGTGCATGTTTCTTTCATTTGTGCattgattatttgaaatttcatggGGTGGGGGTAATTGTCCAATTGTTCCATATAGAACACATCTGATTAACATATCCCAtcagtatcttttttttaactgtaaagaGGCTTTGTGGACATCCTTATGACGTTCTTACAAtcccaaaatgttgtttttaccaGAGGTGAAAAAGCCTGTGGACCTTTGCAAGCCCAACCCTTGTACGAACGATGGCGTATGCGTCCTTTCGGGAGGAAGTTTTCGCTGTCAGTGTCGAGGCTTCGAGGGACCTCACTGTGAAACACGTCAGTCGACTTGTAttttattgattcattcattccaacTTGCATTTTAAGCagcaattaaaacatttaattccAAATGTGGTAAAGCGCTCCCCCTCTGGCCGTAGGGATGCAATATATTaaaggaagaaaataaatggatggggATAGGTGTTATGTCCAGCCCACGCTCCAGTTATTTTCTAATATGAACCATATTCTTACAagggtttgtgtgtttgtaggaAGCACCAGATTTTTATCTAGAGGAGATCTTCGCAGACCTGTTGGTCTGAGGAAGAACAACAAAAGGCAGAAGAAGAGTCACCAGGAGTTCCTTTACCACTACAAACAGCACCGCAGGAGACAGGCAGCCtgacgtacacacacacacacacactcactcaaaacacaaacaatttcACTCACGATGGACTCTTCATTCACCATCAAGGACTTTTATAaaatcaacaattcaattttctaTGATGCAATAGGCACTAcgcatgtgtttttaaatatgtaatcattttcattccaatCCTTCCAAGACCAAAGTAAGTTTGTCTCAAAAGGTCaagttatgttttatgtttacatgATACTTTTATATGATTTTTATCACCTCTGGGATGCGTTCAATATATCTGACAGCTACATTGCtactgtatttgtagtgtaaaaTTGTGTCTTTGAAACGCAGTGAGAATGTTTTGTACTCATCGGAGGACAAGCACTGGGTATAAAATGCATAAGTTGAAAACAGCTTTATTCTATTTGTAGAgctttgttttgtattgatCTCTTTAGATTGTATAACTAATATAGTGAATGTGTGTTTCTGTAAATTCCATGATTGTTTACAGGAACATTTTCTAGTAAAGTGAACTAAATGTGAGGTTTGCAGCCACTGTGTTTATCTTGCGTCAGTATtgcactgtattttcttttaggAAAATTGTAATAATTCCAAATGATTACATCAGAAAAATGTGATCAGTATATTTGATGAAACAATCACTCAGCCAACATTCTTGTCAGTACGTATTTATTTGagtaaaaagtgcatttttagcGAGCAATACAGACCCAAAAAAGGCTGAATGAATGGCGTGCATATATTTACATCTTGGCTACCAGCATAAATGTCGAACCAAGCTGCAATCTCCAGGATGACTCGTTGCCAATTTAAGACAGTCAGTGGTTTCAAACTTTAGACGCTTTTCAGTGTTCAAGAACAATTAGTTGACTGGCCAGAATGCTACCACATTTAAATCCCTCCCTTTGGAGCACAACAAGTCTTTAAAAGTATCCAGTGGTTTCAGAGCGGACGCTCTTGTGCGCAGGATGATGATTTAATGAGGATTTATTTGATTGTCTGGTCAAACAAACTAGCATTTGCCAACTAAAATTTCaagtttccaccaagcagtacagTTTGCTTCAGCCCAAATAATCCCAAGTTTTAGAAGGGAAGTAAGAGAGAtaatcgtttaaaaaaaaaaacttttttagcACCCTTCTGCTAGGGTACCTTATTGATCGGTCAACAGAGAATGGTCACTTCTGTGCAACAATGGGAATGGGAAGAATACAAATGAGATCGGGTACCGAAACGTACCATGACAAACATAAACCGGACTGTACCACTTGGTGGAAACAGTTAAGGGAGAGCCACGCAGGCCCAGACAGGTTGACCCAGAAGACCATGGACTCTCTTCTTTAGGTGGTGGACTTCCTTTCCCACTCCTGTAATGACAGAGGATTTAATTGattacaatttggagttcaccCAAGATTTTCTGGAAgtatatgcctcaaaagtcaaacacaatttgGCGTTCCAACCATCTTCGAATGCATTATGAGCATCTAAAGGATTAACTCCACTAGTATGTTTGGCTTTTTTGACCTGGACCATCTgtcctttatatatatatatatataaaaagtgtctcttacagtaaatacagtggtCCCGCAACTTAAGAGTGACCAGACTTAgcagtttttcaagatacgagccaattttttgtcttgagttgcaagcaaaaatgtgaGTAACGAGTGCCAGGAATGTTGGGAGTTAACGTCACAAAAGCAGCATTTTGGCAGACAGCTGCAGCTGTCGTgaaagcgctatataaataaagttgagttgaaatattgaacaattcttcaagctGTTAATTGCCACTTCATTAgaagtttaaaacaaaagacTAAAAGAGAACTGCACGTTGTGTATATAacttaaaatgaaatttgtttCGTTCTGCTAGCTTACTGCTAACACACTATGCAAAACGCCGTAGACGGGCTCATGATACTAGCATCGACgtagtaattataaacctttaaacagaTTATATTTGAAGAGGTAgtagcacatacaaacagcatacaacaatactcgcaggcatatattctttatcctctgtgaagaacgactaatattgctTTTTAGTTGCGACTGTCTTCTGCGTTTCATAAATCGACATGtttgcattatactgccccctggtgggcaAGGCACACACATCTGAAGGAGCCGTGCATTGCtcattgaattatcatgattTACACTGTTTAATGCTTTATATTCTAttctggcatttccattcattttaatggggaaatatgacTTGAgctaatattattttattttacgtgtgtgttccactgtacagtactttaactttttttcacaaaaccTTATGTTGTGTAAGCAGGTCTCACTTTGGCTTTCTGCAGCACTTTGCCTTTGGTGGCCATGATTGACGTGGGTCTGTTCTTTAGTGCAGAAGCTGAATTGACAGGAGATGCTGGGTCTACATTGGTAGGACTGCTGGATGCATGGCAggaagatgatgaggatggcgATGATGCAATTTGGGACGCAGGCGGAGTCACTGTTTTTGTCTGAGGGTGAGCAAAATGAGTATGTTAATCCACATGTTCATACTGAGGACTTCTTCAGCTTCATGGCGGCTGACCGTTGATATGTCTTGGAGGTTGCTGTCCAGTGTGGTCCCGAGCGTGAAGGGCCCAGCCTCCACCTTCTTCAGGCTTTCCTTCACCTCCACCAGCTGCAGCTCCACCTCCACACGCCGCTGCTCCGCTTCCCGACTGGCCTCCTCCATTTGCTTCAGCCGAGCTTCCAATGAGGCCT containing:
- the vwa2 gene encoding von Willebrand factor A domain-containing protein 2 isoform X2; the encoded protein is MLPITFHPGLRLTVLLLLQVQQGNSVQEIQTSRDNILKINSAGEMMQCSAAMDILFLMDGSYSVGKGSFERSKHFAIKVCQALDIGPDKVRVGFIQFGSVPRLEFALDSYTTKQELKIRLKKISFRGGSTQTGLALKYALWKGFADGRNSSAVARIAILVSDGMSQGNAIQVAAQLKEEGVVLFAVGLRYPRWEELHALASEPVESHVFFAEHFYDAVNSLCTTLTANSFCNATPAGCQVEAFPCERKTLETVKELQGNFMCWKGSKGYFPHTSLCPYYRYKKAYKRHASICQRTICPDPCDSQPCLNGGTCVSAGPEDYTCVCPPGYGGDPHCAPALSLDCSMDLLFLLEGSATLTLEGFLRFKSFLKRFLQTVMGSNTPSKVGLAVFGGEAQIAIQVGKFKGDLKGLLKAVDALTPVGGRTETGKALRYVTRNGFVSAPVFADVSDDLPRAVVLLTGTPSADAVVEPSKYARDQEIFLIAVGPDRLKGQLDNITGNPQRTLTYTSPDWLAAKIPELKAKICSVDTQGCLGQAVDLVFALDASGGVSRDNFATLRDFVRSLTVQFDINRDLAQVALVTYGRKATTVFNLDAHETDSAILKAAAQASYVGGVASTGAALLHIHTDVLTVAKGARPGINKAVVLVTDSSGDALVPARKLREDGVLLFVIGIGDVQRESLLRIAGSEEHMILVPFYEDLKYFEDVVVQTLCSGSTRFLSRGDLRRPVGLRKNNKRQKKSHQEFLYHYKQHRRRQAA
- the vwa2 gene encoding von Willebrand factor A domain-containing protein 2 isoform X1, which translates into the protein MLPITFHPGLRLTVLLLLQVQQGNSVQEIQTSRDNILKINSAGEMMQCSAAMDILFLMDGSYSVGKGSFERSKHFAIKVCQALDIGPDKVRVGFIQFGSVPRLEFALDSYTTKQELKIRLKKISFRGGSTQTGLALKYALWKGFADGRNSSAVARIAILVSDGMSQGNAIQVAAQLKEEGVVLFAVGLRYPRWEELHALASEPVESHVFFAEHFYDAVNSLCTTLTANSFCNATPAGCQVEAFPCERKTLETVKELQGNFMCWKGSKGYFPHTSLCPYYRYKKAYKRHASICQRTICPDPCDSQPCLNGGTCVSAGPEDYTCVCPPGYGGDPHCAPALSLDCSMDLLFLLEGSATLTLEGFLRFKSFLKRFLQTVMGSNTPSKVGLAVFGGEAQIAIQVGKFKGDLKGLLKAVDALTPVGGRTETGKALRYVTRNGFVSAPVFADVSDDLPRAVVLLTGTPSADAVVEPSKYARDQEIFLIAVGPDRLKGQLDNITGNPQRTLTYTSPDWLAAKIPELKAKICSVDTQGCLGQAVDLVFALDASGGVSRDNFATLRDFVRSLTVQFDINRDLAQVALVTYGRKATTVFNLDAHETDSAILKAAAQASYVGGVASTGAALLHIHTDVLTVAKGARPGINKAVVLVTDSSGDALVPARKLREDGVLLFVIGIGDVQRESLLRIAGSEEHMILVPFYEDLKYFEDVVVQTLCSEVKKPVDLCKPNPCTNDGVCVLSGGSFRCQCRGFEGPHCETRSTRFLSRGDLRRPVGLRKNNKRQKKSHQEFLYHYKQHRRRQAA